A portion of the Manihot esculenta cultivar AM560-2 chromosome 2, M.esculenta_v8, whole genome shotgun sequence genome contains these proteins:
- the LOC110609075 gene encoding serine/threonine-protein kinase BLUS1 isoform X1, protein MGRMGGSQMTYSANPNDYRLLEEVGYGASATVYRAIYLPFNEVVAVKCLDLDRCNSNLDDIRREAQTMRLIDHPNVIRAFCSFVVDRNLWVVMPFMDEGSCLHLMKIAHPDGFEEAAICSILKETLKALDYLHRQGHIHRDVKAGNILLNSNGVVKLADFGVSACMFDTGDRQRARNTFVGTPCWMAPEVLQPGSGYNSKADIWSFGITALELAHGHAPFSKYPPMKVLLMTIQNAPPGLDYDRDKKFSKSFKEMVAMCLVKDQTKRPTAEKLLKHSCFKHAKPPELSVKKLFADLPPLWNRVKALQLKDAAQLALKKMPSAEQEALSQSEYQRGVSAWNFDLEDLKAQASLVRDDDDDMPDTREEDECMKPFGSYKLVSDGQSSSVKLNSNSEIQQVECRTHTDADELLLAESLIRKGKLLESDTLQTGTLEKSGTKSEATNDEKASSSERDMTQAKAKMVKGRQTQSGPLVPGAVLGHSLSDKGRFWERSEIDNQPTTEKTTCEVRKAPSFSGPLMLPNRASANSLSAPIKSSGGFRDSLDEKSKANLVQIKGRFSVTSENLDLVKDIPLSTVPRRSSQGSPLRKSASVGDWIFESKQTSTSLSPKEISNNNLPASFLMPHLHNLFQQTSIQQDLIMNLFNSLQPADALDVAQNGKLPPLPRSSENNGSVDAAPSERERMLLMKISELQTRMINLTDELNSERLRYAQLQRQLKSISGQEENGDRRELDA, encoded by the exons ATGGGGAGGATGGGGGGTAGTCAGATGACGTACTCGGCGAATCCCAATGACTATAGGCTTCTAGAAGAGGTTGGCTATGGCGCGAGTGCTACTGTGTATAGAGCGATCTATCTTCCTTTCAACGAAGTTGTCGCTGTTAAGTGCTTGGATCTCGATCGGTGCAATAGCAATCTG GATGACATACGAAGGGAAGCACAGACTATGCGTTTGATAGACCATCCAAATGTTATTAGGGCATTTTGCTCTTTTGTTGTTGACCGAAATCTTTGGGTGGTGATGCCATTCATGGATGAGGGTTCTTGTTTACATCTCATGAAGATTGCCCATCCGGATGGGTTTGAAGAGGCTGCTATTTGTTCCATTCTGAAAGAAACTCTCAAGGCTTTGGACTACCTGCATCGACAAGGGCATATTCATCGGGATGTTAAG GCTGGAAACATACTTCTGAACAGTAATGGGGTGGTAAAGCTTGCTGATTTTGGCGTTTCAGCTTGCATGTTTGATACAGGTGATAGACAACGTGCTAGAAATACTTTTGTGGGGACTCCATGCTG gatggccCCAGAGGTTTTGCAGCCAGGAAGTGGATATAATTCCAA GGCTGATATTTGGTCTTTCGGTATAACAGCATTGGAGTTGGCACATGGTCATGCTCCCTTCTCAAAATACCCTCCAATGAAG GTTCTTCTGATGACCATACAGAATGCTCCCCCTGGACTTGATTATGATCGAGATAAAAAGTTCTCTAAG TCTTTTAAAGAAATGGTTGCAATGTGCCTGGTGAAAGATCAAACAAAGAGGCCAACAGCTGAGAAGTTATTAAAGCATTCCTGTTTTAAGCATGCTAAACCTCCAGAGCTTTCTGTGAAAAAGTTATTTGCTGATTTGCCCCCACTTTGGAATCGTGTGAAAGCCCTTCAG CTTAAAGATGCTGCGCAGCTAGCTCTAAAAAAAATGCCTTCAGCAGAGCAAGAAGCTTTATCCCAG AGTGAGTATCAGAGAGGAGTTAGTGCATGGAATTTTGACCTGGAAGATTTAAAAGCTCAAGCATCACTT GTgcgagatgatgatgatgatatgccTGATACAAGGGAGGAAGATGAATGCATGAAACCATTTGGTAGTTATAAG CTTGTATCTGATGGTCAATCCAGTTCTGTGAAACTGAATTCAAATAGTGAAATACAGCAAGTTGAGTGCAGAACACATACTGATGCGGATGAATTGTTGCTAGCTGAGAGCTTAATCAGAAAGGGCAAGCTCCTTGAAAGTGACACTCTACAGACCGGAACACTAGAGAAAAGTGGGACGAAAAGTGAAGCAACCAATGATGAAAAAGCATCATCCTCAGAAAGGGACATGACACAAGCTAAGGCTAAAATGGTGAAGGGCCGTCAAACTCAGAGTGGGCCACTTGTGCCTGGTGCTGTGCTTGGCCATTCATTATCAGACAAGGGGCGGTTTTGGGAAAG GTCTGAGATTGACAATCAGCCAACAACGGAGAAAACCACTTGTGAAGTTCGAAAAGCTCCAAGCTTTAGTGGTCCACTGATGCTTCCAAACCGGGCTTCTGCCAACAGTTTATCAGCCCCAATAAAATCTTCAGGAG GATTTAGAGATTCTTTGGATGAGAAGTCAAAGGCTAATCTGGTGCAAATCAAGGGGCGATTTTCAGTAACATCAGAAAATTTAGATCTTGTAAAA GATATTCCACTAAGTACAGTTCCGCGTCGATCTTCCCAG GGATCACCACTGAGAAAGTCTGCCAGTGTTGGTGATTGGATATTTGAGTCCAAACAAACG TCTACCAGTCTGTCCCCAAAGGAGATTAGCAATAACAATTTACCTGCATCATTCCTTATGCCTCACCTGCATAACCTTTTTCAGCAGACCTCAATTCAGCAG GATCTTATTATGAATTTGTTCAACAGCTTGCAACCAGCTGATGCTTTAGATG TTGCACAGAATGGAAAGTTGCCACCATTGCCCCGCAGTTCAGAGAATAATGGAAGT GTTGATGCAGCGCCTTCTGAGAGGGAACGAATGCTGTTGATGAAAATTTCAGAGCTTCAAACTAG GATGATCAATTTGACTGATGAACTTAATTCTGAAAGGCTGAGATATGCACAG TTACAACGGCAGCTGAAATCCATTTCTGGTCAGGAAGAAAATGGGGACAGGAGGGAACTGGATGCCTGA
- the LOC110609474 gene encoding uncharacterized protein LOC110609474 yields MATVNNPSPLHSPILKLKSLLAKPLCIISPTYPGFLRRATTSLPKPLLSKCSSSNSSRESETSNNLKDALSGMVDKQVEDLLNREDNRALFDGLEKASQRVERAKRDLAEIERQELEAKQLRNYINQLESRASEIAECQQEILEAKTKVEEAEQFLSESIGREEGTNIEPERLESIKAASISAVVGTLAGLPFFFTQVTDIVQLALPLATTFISCALFGVTFRYAVRRDLENFQLKSGTCAAFGFVKGLGTLAGGPPLELNPASLLSRGFDGGVYVSENLLIFAFAAVSLDLCFKMGLLSPFPMQQQNS; encoded by the exons ATGGCCACCGTAAACAATCCTTCTCCTCTCCACTCTCCAATTCtaaaactcaaatctctcctcGCAAAACCCTTGTGCATCATCTCACCTACATACCCAGGATTCCTCCGCAGAGCCACTACTTCGCTGCCCAAGCCTCTGCTCTCAAAATGCAGCAGCAGCAACAGCTCACGGGAAAGCGAAACCAGTAACAATTTGAAAGATGCGTTATCTGGTATGGTGGATAAACAAGTAGAGGATCTCTTGAACAGAGAAGACAATAGGGCATTGTTTGATGGGTTAGAGAAGGCATCGCAGAGGGTAGAACGGGCAAAAAGAGACCTTGCGGAGATTGAAAGACAAGAGCTTGAGGCTAAGCAATTGAGGAATTATATCAATCAACTTGAAAGCCGAGCTTCCGAG atcGCCGAATGTCAGCAGGAGATCTTAGAGGCAAAAACCAAGGTTGAAGAAGCAGAACAGTTCCTGTCAGAGAGTATAGGCCGAGAGGAGGGGACAAACATAGAACCAGAAAGATTGGAGTCCATAAAGGCAGCTTCTATATCTGCAGTTGTTGGTACCCTTGCAGGTCTTCCTTTTTTCTTCACTCAGGTCACAGATATTGTGCAACTAGCGCTTCCTTTGGCAACCACCTTTATTAGCTGTGCCTTGTTCGGGGTAACCTTTCGCTACGCTGTGAGAAGAGATTTGGAGAATTTCCAACTCAAGTCAGGGACCTGCGCAGCTTTTGGATTTGTGAAGG GACTTGGTACACTGGCCGGAGGACCACCACTGGAGCTAAATCCTGCAAGTTTATTGTCCCGTGGTTTTGATGGAGGAGTTTATGTATCCGAGAATCTCCTGATCTTTGCCTTTGCTGCGGTTAGCCTGGATCTCTGCTTCAAGATGGGGCTTTTAAGCCCCTTTCCTATGCAGCAGCAAAATTCATAG
- the LOC110609075 gene encoding serine/threonine-protein kinase BLUS1 isoform X2: protein MGRMGGSQMTYSANPNDYRLLEEVGYGASATVYRAIYLPFNEVVAVKCLDLDRCNSNLDDIRREAQTMRLIDHPNVIRAFCSFVVDRNLWVVMPFMDEGSCLHLMKIAHPDGFEEAAICSILKETLKALDYLHRQGHIHRDVKAGNILLNSNGVVKLADFGVSACMFDTGDRQRARNTFVGTPCWMAPEVLQPGSGYNSKADIWSFGITALELAHGHAPFSKYPPMKVLLMTIQNAPPGLDYDRDKKFSKSFKEMVAMCLVKDQTKRPTAEKLLKHSCFKHAKPPELSVKKLFADLPPLWNRVKALQLKDAAQLALKKMPSAEQEALSQSEYQRGVSAWNFDLEDLKAQASLVRDDDDDMPDTREEDECMKPFGSYKLVSDGQSSSVKLNSNSEIQQVECRTHTDADELLLAESLIRKGKLLESDTLQTGTLEKSGTKSEATNDEKASSSERDMTQAKAKMVKGRQTQSGPLVPGAVLGHSLSDKGRFWERSEIDNQPTTEKTTCEVRKAPSFSGPLMLPNRASANSLSAPIKSSGGFRDSLDEKSKANLVQIKGRFSVTSENLDLVKGSPLRKSASVGDWIFESKQTSTSLSPKEISNNNLPASFLMPHLHNLFQQTSIQQDLIMNLFNSLQPADALDVAQNGKLPPLPRSSENNGSVDAAPSERERMLLMKISELQTRMINLTDELNSERLRYAQLQRQLKSISGQEENGDRRELDA from the exons ATGGGGAGGATGGGGGGTAGTCAGATGACGTACTCGGCGAATCCCAATGACTATAGGCTTCTAGAAGAGGTTGGCTATGGCGCGAGTGCTACTGTGTATAGAGCGATCTATCTTCCTTTCAACGAAGTTGTCGCTGTTAAGTGCTTGGATCTCGATCGGTGCAATAGCAATCTG GATGACATACGAAGGGAAGCACAGACTATGCGTTTGATAGACCATCCAAATGTTATTAGGGCATTTTGCTCTTTTGTTGTTGACCGAAATCTTTGGGTGGTGATGCCATTCATGGATGAGGGTTCTTGTTTACATCTCATGAAGATTGCCCATCCGGATGGGTTTGAAGAGGCTGCTATTTGTTCCATTCTGAAAGAAACTCTCAAGGCTTTGGACTACCTGCATCGACAAGGGCATATTCATCGGGATGTTAAG GCTGGAAACATACTTCTGAACAGTAATGGGGTGGTAAAGCTTGCTGATTTTGGCGTTTCAGCTTGCATGTTTGATACAGGTGATAGACAACGTGCTAGAAATACTTTTGTGGGGACTCCATGCTG gatggccCCAGAGGTTTTGCAGCCAGGAAGTGGATATAATTCCAA GGCTGATATTTGGTCTTTCGGTATAACAGCATTGGAGTTGGCACATGGTCATGCTCCCTTCTCAAAATACCCTCCAATGAAG GTTCTTCTGATGACCATACAGAATGCTCCCCCTGGACTTGATTATGATCGAGATAAAAAGTTCTCTAAG TCTTTTAAAGAAATGGTTGCAATGTGCCTGGTGAAAGATCAAACAAAGAGGCCAACAGCTGAGAAGTTATTAAAGCATTCCTGTTTTAAGCATGCTAAACCTCCAGAGCTTTCTGTGAAAAAGTTATTTGCTGATTTGCCCCCACTTTGGAATCGTGTGAAAGCCCTTCAG CTTAAAGATGCTGCGCAGCTAGCTCTAAAAAAAATGCCTTCAGCAGAGCAAGAAGCTTTATCCCAG AGTGAGTATCAGAGAGGAGTTAGTGCATGGAATTTTGACCTGGAAGATTTAAAAGCTCAAGCATCACTT GTgcgagatgatgatgatgatatgccTGATACAAGGGAGGAAGATGAATGCATGAAACCATTTGGTAGTTATAAG CTTGTATCTGATGGTCAATCCAGTTCTGTGAAACTGAATTCAAATAGTGAAATACAGCAAGTTGAGTGCAGAACACATACTGATGCGGATGAATTGTTGCTAGCTGAGAGCTTAATCAGAAAGGGCAAGCTCCTTGAAAGTGACACTCTACAGACCGGAACACTAGAGAAAAGTGGGACGAAAAGTGAAGCAACCAATGATGAAAAAGCATCATCCTCAGAAAGGGACATGACACAAGCTAAGGCTAAAATGGTGAAGGGCCGTCAAACTCAGAGTGGGCCACTTGTGCCTGGTGCTGTGCTTGGCCATTCATTATCAGACAAGGGGCGGTTTTGGGAAAG GTCTGAGATTGACAATCAGCCAACAACGGAGAAAACCACTTGTGAAGTTCGAAAAGCTCCAAGCTTTAGTGGTCCACTGATGCTTCCAAACCGGGCTTCTGCCAACAGTTTATCAGCCCCAATAAAATCTTCAGGAG GATTTAGAGATTCTTTGGATGAGAAGTCAAAGGCTAATCTGGTGCAAATCAAGGGGCGATTTTCAGTAACATCAGAAAATTTAGATCTTGTAAAA GGATCACCACTGAGAAAGTCTGCCAGTGTTGGTGATTGGATATTTGAGTCCAAACAAACG TCTACCAGTCTGTCCCCAAAGGAGATTAGCAATAACAATTTACCTGCATCATTCCTTATGCCTCACCTGCATAACCTTTTTCAGCAGACCTCAATTCAGCAG GATCTTATTATGAATTTGTTCAACAGCTTGCAACCAGCTGATGCTTTAGATG TTGCACAGAATGGAAAGTTGCCACCATTGCCCCGCAGTTCAGAGAATAATGGAAGT GTTGATGCAGCGCCTTCTGAGAGGGAACGAATGCTGTTGATGAAAATTTCAGAGCTTCAAACTAG GATGATCAATTTGACTGATGAACTTAATTCTGAAAGGCTGAGATATGCACAG TTACAACGGCAGCTGAAATCCATTTCTGGTCAGGAAGAAAATGGGGACAGGAGGGAACTGGATGCCTGA
- the LOC122723098 gene encoding mavicyanin-like: MANLRSPKVLVLYAFQLFVLVQIQVSCYQFKVGDLDAWGIPTSANPQVYSFWSKYHTFQIGDSLLFLYPPSQDSVIQVTEQNYISCNLTAPLLYMKNGNSLFNITTHGVFYFTSGIPGHCEKKQKLRISVLSGNGSAYSPSYGPSALPDSAAPSYPTVFGTMPLPPSSSPANRFSILLSAVIGAGISAVINAIV; encoded by the exons ATGGCCAATCTTAGAAGTCCTAAAGTCCTGGTCCTGTATGCTTTTCAGTTATTTGTGTTGGTGCAAATCCAGGTCTCCTGCTATCAGTTCAAGGTTGGAGATTTAGATGCTTGGGGTATTCCCACTTCTGCAAATCCACAAGTCTACTCTTTTTGGTCCAAATACCACACCTTCCAGATTGGAGATTCTCTCT TGTTCTTGTACCCACCAAGTCAAGATTCCGTGATTCAAGTCACAGAACAAAACTACATCTCCTGCAACCTGACAGCCCCACTCTTATATATGAAAAATGGCAACTCTTTATTTAACATCACTACACACGGGGTGTTCTACTTCACCAGTGGGATTCCAGGGCACTGTGAAAAGAAGCAGAAGCTACGAATATCTGTGCTCTCTGGGAATGGTTCAGCTTACTCTCCCTCTTATGGTCCTAGTGCATTGCCAGACAGTGCAGCACCCTCTTACCCTACTGTATTTGGGACGATGCCATTGCCACCTTCTTCTTCACCAGCAAACAGATTTTCCATCTTGTTATCTGCTGTTATTGGCGCAGGTATTTCTGCAGTCATCAATGCCATCGTGTGA
- the LOC110610145 gene encoding MYG1 protein, with amino-acid sequence MLTGAMLAINRGFNHKLFSDFHFPKTLARSFLFPRMAASPTVSSPAYSTGSPYQDPPKRVGTHNGSFHCDEALGCFMIRLTNKFSNAEIVRSRDPQVLEGLDAVLDVGGVYDPRRDRYDHHQKGFEEEFGHGFTTKLSSAGLVYKHFGKEIIAKELQVDEGHRDVHRLFLAVYKSFMEAIDAIDNGINQYDTDQPPRYVNNTHLSSRVGRLNLDWIQPDQSPEKENQAFQQAMALAGSEFLDCVRYHARSWLPARTIVMECLAARFDIHPTGEIMVLATFCPWKLHLFELEEELKIDPSIKYVLYQDDRSKHWRVQAVAIAPDRFESRRPLPANWRGLRDDELSRESGIPGCVFVHMSGFIGGNQTYEGALTMARTALKL; translated from the exons ATGTTGACGGGAGCTATGTTGGCAATAAACAGGGGATTTAACCACAAGCTCTTCTCTGACTTCCACTTCCCCAAAACCCTTGCTCGTTCTTTCTTATTCCCTCGCATGGCTGCTTCTCCCACTGTTTCTTCTCCCGCCTACTCCACTGGCTCCCCTTACCAAGATCCTCCTAAGCGAGTAGGCACTCACAACGGAAGCTTCCACTGCGACGAGGCTCTTGGCTGCTTCATGATTCGCCTCACCAACAAGTTCTCCAACGCCGAAATTGTCCGCTCTCGGGACCCTCAG GTGTTGGAGGGTCTGGATGCTGTGCTTGATGTTGGGGGTGTATATGATCCTAGACGGGACCGGTATGATCACCATCAAAAGGGGTTTGAAGAGGAGTTTGGACACGGTTTCACCACCAAGCTCAGTAGTGCTGGTCTTGTTTACAAG CACTTTGGGAAGGAAATCATAGCTAAGGAACTTCAGGTTGATGAAGGGCACCGAGATGTGCATCGTTTATTCTTGGCTGTTTACAAGAGCTTCATGGAG GCAATTGATGCAATTGACAATGGAATCAATCAGTACGATACAGACCAGCCTCCAAGATATGTAAATAATACACATTTATCTTCAAGGGTTGGGAGATTGAATTTGGATTGGATACAGCCTGATCAATCACCAGAGAAGGAGAATCAGGCCTTCCAACAAGCAATGGCTCTGGCTggcagtgagtttttagat TGTGTTCGATATCACGCCAGGTCTTGGTTACCGGCACGTACAATTGTAATGGAGTGTCTTGCAGCTAGATTTGACATCCACCCTACCGGTGAAATTATGGTTTTGGCTACATTTTGTCCT TGGAAACTTCATTTATTTGAGCTTGAGGAGGAATTGAAGATTGACCCTTCAATTAAATATGTTCTTTATCAG GATGATAGGAGCAAACATTGGCGAGTGCAGGCAGTGGCCATTGCTCCAGATAGATTTGAAAGCCGGAGGCCTCTACCAGCTAACTGGCGAGGTCTGAGGGATGATGAGTTGTCAAGAGAGTCTGGAATCCCAGGGTGTGTTTTTGTCCATATGAGCGGATTCATTGGTGGAAATCAAACTTATGAGGGAGCTCTGACCATGGCAAGAACTGCACTGAAACTGTAG
- the LOC110609475 gene encoding uncharacterized protein LOC110609475, producing the protein MITLIFTSPPSSFTLLSLKPPVSRLNHHSNIPIKRKAFKNNGICRAEFSRDAPFAVAIGASILSSLLLPNTAQMDEDRESAIDSTDARLTVMGIISFIPYFNWLSWVFAWLDTGNRRYAVYALVYMAPYLRSNMSLSPEESWLPVASIVLGIIHVQLEASIKNGDIEGFQLFNRASVFLSSMMKKKDINLEEHEELFDENRQESRNLPSAEEQLRDEIQEWRVPKKPSEHHERLNDDWDDDPRKL; encoded by the exons ATGATAACTCTCATCTTCACTTCACCCCCTTCTTCCTTCACTCTGCTCTCTCTCAAGCCTCCAGTCTCCAGACTTAATCACCATAGTAACATCCCGATTAAG AGGAAGGCTTTTAAGAACAACGGAATATGCAGGGCGGAGTTCTCCCGGGACGCTCCGTTTGCTGTGGCTATTGGAGCGTCTATATTGTCTTCGCTGCTTTTGCCTAACACTGCTCAGATGGACGAAGATCGTGAATCCGCCATTGATTCGACTGATGCCAGATTGACCGTGATGGGGATCATCAGTTTCATTCCTTACTTTAATTGGCTG AGTTGGGTATTTGCATGGCTTGACACGGGGAACCGGCGATATGCTGTCTATGCTCTTGTATACATGGCTCCATACCTCAG GTCAAATATGTCGTTGTCTCCTGAGGAAAGTTGGCTTCCTGTTGCAAGCATTGTTCTTGGTATCATTCACGTGCAG TTGGAAGCAAGTATCAAAAATGGAGATATCGAGGGATTTCAGTTATTCAACAGAGCTTCAGTTTTTCTCTCATCAatgatgaaaaagaaggataTTAATTTGGAAGAGCATGAGGAACTATTTGATGAG AATAGACAAGAATCAAGGAATCTACCATCTGCTGAAGAGCAATTACGAGATGAGATTCAGGAGTGGCGAGTCCCCAAAAAGCCCTCAGAACATCATGAACGTCTAAATGATGATTGGGATGATGATCCCAGGAAACTATAG
- the LOC110609535 gene encoding molybdate-anion transporter — MEIFYFMVFGGLTAVVAALELSKTSRDRINAPSVFNSFKNNYLLVYSLMMAGDWLQGPYVYYLYSQYGFGKGEIGQLFIAGFGSSMLFGTIVGSLADKQGRRRACVTYCITYILSCITKHSPEYKVLMLGRVLGGIATSLLFSAFESWLVAEHFKRGFDQQWLSITFSKAIFLGNGLVAIMSGLFGNVLVDTLGLGPVAPFDAAACFLAIGMAIILSSWTENYGDASENKDLLTQFKVAAVAIASDEKIALLGAIQSLFEGSMYTFVFLWTPALSPNGEDIPHGFIFATFMLASMLGSSIASRLLARSFLKVESYMQIVFVISAASLLLPVITSFLIVPTGEKGGGISFSGSVQLLGFCTFEACVGIFWPSIMKMRSQYIPEEARSTIMNFFRIPLNIFVCVVLYNVDAFPIIVMFGMCSIFLFVASLLQRRLLVIAESQKPRSQDWAAMKDVEAEPLNA; from the exons ATGGAGATCTTCTACTTCATGGTATTTGGTGGCCTAACGGCCGTGGTGGCAGCGCTTGAACTCAGCAAAACAAGCAGAGATCGCATCAACGCACCCTCTgttttcaattccttcaaaaaCAACTATCTTCTTGTTTATTCTCTCATGATGG CTGGGGATTGGTTGCAGGGTCCATATGTGTATTATCTATACAGTCAGTATGGGTTTGGAAAGGGAGAGATAGGTCAGCTTTTTATTGCTGGCTTTGGATCTTCTATGTTGTTTGGGACGATTGTTGGGTCTCTTGCTGATAAGCA AGGTCGAAGGAGAGCATGTGTTACTTACTGCATAACGTACATTCTAAGCTGCATCACCAAACATTCTCCCGAGTACAAAGTCTTAATGTTGGGACGTGTGTTGGGAGGCATTGCCACTTCTCTACTCTTTTCAGCCTTCGAGTCTTGGCTTGTGGCGGAACACTTTAAG AGGGGTTTTGATCAACAATGGTTGTCAATAACATTCTCAAAAGCAATATTTCTTGGCAATGGTTTGGTTGCCATTATGTCTGGGTTGTTTGGTAATGTACTAGTAGATACCTTGGGGCTTGGTCCTGTTGCTCCATTTGATGCTGCTGCTTGCTTTCTTGCAATTGGTATGGCAATTATATTATCATCATGGACTGAAAATTATGGAGATGCTTCAGAAAACAAGGACTTGCTTACCCAATTCAAGGTTGCTGCTGTTGCCATTGCTTCTG ATGAGAAAATTGCGTTGCTGGGTGCAATACAGTCCCTATTTGAAGGTTCAATGTACACCTTTGTGTTCCTATGGACTCCTGCTCTGAGCCCAAATGGTGAGGACATTCCTCATGGTTTCATTTTTGCAACGTTCATGTTGGCTTCAATGTTGGGAAGTTCTATTGCATCTCGACTGCTGGCTCGCTCATTCCTCAAAGTTGAGAGCTATATGCAGATTGTTTTTGTAATATCTGCGGCTTCCCTTCTGCTTCCTGTTATAACAAGT TTCTTGATAGTTCCAACTGGAGAGAAAGGTGGAGGCATCTCATTTTCTGGTTCTGTCCAGCTTCTTGGCTTCTGCACATTCGAGGCTTGTGTGGGTATATTCTGGCCCTCTATCATGAAGATGAGGTCCCAATATATTCCTGAGGAGGCTAGAAGCACCATCATGAATTTCTTCCGCATTCCTCTCAACATATTTGTGTGTGTCGTGTTGTACAAC GTCGATGCATTTCCCATCATTGTCATGTTTGGCATGTGCTCCATTTTCCTCTTTGTGGCATCTCTTTTGCAGAGGCGGCTTCTGGTTATTGCCGAAAGCCAAAAACCAA GATCACAAGATTGGGCAGCAATGAAAGATGTGGAAGCGGAGCCattaaatgcatga